In Piliocolobus tephrosceles isolate RC106 chromosome 6, ASM277652v3, whole genome shotgun sequence, the following are encoded in one genomic region:
- the LOC111538260 gene encoding plasma serine protease inhibitor — protein sequence MQLFLLLCLVLLSPQEASLHRHHPREMKKRVKDLHVGATVAPSSRRDFTFDLYRALASAAPSQNVFFSPLSISMSLAMLSLGAGSSTKRQILEGLGLDLQKNSEEELHRGFQQLLQELNQPRDGFQLSLGNALFTDLVVDVQDTFMNAMKTLYLADSFPTNFGDSAGALKQINDYVAKQTKGKIVDLLKNLDSNAVLVMVNYIFFKAKWETSFNHKSTQEQDFYVTPETVVRVPMMSREDQYHYLLDRNLSCRVVGVPYQGNATALFILPSEGKMQQVENGLSEKTLRKWLKMFKKRQLELYLPKFSIEGSYQLEKVLPKLGISDVFTSHADLSGVSNHTNIQVSEMVHKAVVEVDESGTRAAAAMGTIFTFRSARLSSQRIVFDRPFLMFIVDNDILFLGKVNRP from the exons ATGCAGCTCTTCCTCCTCTTGTGCCTGGTGCTTCTCAGCCCTCAGGAGGCCTCCCTTCACCGCCACCACCCCCGGGAGATGAAGAAGAGAGTCAAGGACCTCCATGTAGGTGCCACGGTGGCCCCCAGCAGCAGAAGGGACTTTACGTTCGACCTCTACAGGGCCTTGGCTTCCGCTGCCCCCAGCCAGAACGTCTTCTTCTCCCCTCTGAGCATCTCCATGAGCCTGGCCATGCTCTCCCTGGGGGCTGGGTCCAGCACAAAGAGGCAGATCCTGGAGGGCCTGGGCCTCGACCTCCAGAAAAACTCAGAGGAGGAGCTGCACAGAGGCTTTCAGCAGCTCCTGCAGGAGCTCAACCAGCCCAGAGATGGCTTCCAGCTGAGCCTCGGCAATGCCCTTTTCACCGACCTGGTGGTGGACGTGCAGGACACCTTCATGAATGCCATGAAGACACTGTACCTGGCAGACTCTTTCCCCACCAACTTTGGGGACTCTGCGGGAGCCCTGAAGCAGATCAATGATTATGTGGCAAAGCAAACGAAGGGCAAGATTGTGGACTTGCTTAAGAACCTCGACAGCAACGCGGTCCTGGTCATGGTGAATTACATCTTCTTTAAAG cTAAGTGGGAGACAAGCTTCAACCACAAAAGCACCCAAGAGCAAGACTTCTACGTGACTCCAGAGACTGTTGTGCGGGTACCCATGATGAGCCGCGAGGACCAGTATCACTACCTCCTGGACCGGAACCTCTCCTGCAGGGTGGTGGGGGTCCCCTACCAAGGCAATGCCACAGCTTTGTTCATTCTCCCCAGTGAGGGAAAGATGCAACAGGTGGAGAATGGACTGAGCGAGAAAACACTGAGGAAGTGGCTTAAGATGTTCAAAAAGAG gcAGCTTGAGCTTTACCTTCCCAAATTCTCCATTGAGGGCTCCTATCAGCTGGAGAAAGTCCTTCCCAAGCTGGGGATCAGTGATGTCTTCACCTCCCATGCTGACCTGTCCGGCGTCAGTAACCACACAAATATCCAGGTGTCTGAG ATGGTGCACAAAGCTGTGGTGGAGGTGGATGAGTCAGGAACCAGAGCAGCGGCAGCCATGGGGACAATCTTCACGTTCAGGTCGGCCCGCCTGAGCTCTCAGAGGATAGTGTTCGACAGGCCTTTTCTGATGTTCATTGTGGATAATGATATCCTCTTCCTCGGCAAAGTGAACCGCCCCTGA